A region from the Aegilops tauschii subsp. strangulata cultivar AL8/78 chromosome 5, Aet v6.0, whole genome shotgun sequence genome encodes:
- the LOC141023128 gene encoding uncharacterized protein — MDPVGSFRWRDVMQLSDVFRGITRVTLGNGSSSLFWKDVWFDDCDTPLMEIYHGAFSFYINEDEPVAKIITATDPSLIFHLPLSTQAREEVRGIQQGTMHVLLDEGCTDAWECNLGGAFSSKLYYDNCLRDTAADDAFRWLWKAKSPIKFKMFGWLSFLDRLNTRNMLRRTHFVMEGNTYTCMLCQNPPKETVEHLFFTCPFSQQCWDKVGMLWPSTGNRLALLHAGREHWR; from the coding sequence ATGGACCCTGTTGGCTCTTTCCGGTGGCGTGATGTAATGCAGCTCAGCGATGTTTTCCGTGGGATCACCAGAGTCACTCTGGGCAACGGATCCTCCTCCCTGTTCTGGAAAGACGTCTGGTTTGACGACTGTGACACCCCATTAATGGAGATTTACCACGGAGCTTTCTCTTTCTATATAAATGAAGATGAGCCGGTAGCAAAAATTATCACTGCTACGGATCCCAGCTTGATCTTCCACCTGCCACTGTCCACACAAGCTCGAGAGGAAGTTAGAGGAATCCAGCAAGGAACGATGCATGTGCTCCTTGATGAGGGGTGCACAGATGCCTGGGAATGCAACCTTGGTGGGGCTTTCTCCTCCAAGCTATATTACGATAACTGCTTGAGAGATACAGCTGCTGATGATGCCTTCCGTTGGCTATGGAAGGCTAAAAGCCCGATCAAATTCAAAATGTTTGGCTGGCTGTCGTTTCTTGATCGTCTTAACACTAGGAACATGCTGAGACGCACGCACTTCGTCATGGAGGGCAACACTTACACTTGCATGCTTTGCCAGAACCCCCCTAAGGAAACGGTGGAACACCTCTTCTTCACTTGCCCGTTCAGCCAACAATGCTGGGATAAGGTTGGGATGCTTTGGCCAAGCACTGGGAACAGGCTCGCTTTGCTGCACGCTGGCAGAGAACACTGGCGGTGA